In Geotalea uraniireducens, one genomic interval encodes:
- a CDS encoding PLP-dependent aminotransferase family protein, whose protein sequence is MRMSSPSTVAKTPLYETVASRIAQSITEGTFRPGDKIPSVRTLSRQFQVSLTTVLEAYTLLEDRGLIDARPQSGYYVRARFPVVTPEPGISAPQLSPTGVSTGELAMLVLRDTRNPDLVPLGAAIPNPALLPVERLNRMLATESRRHGIASVSYEIPPGCEKLRVQIAQRMLTAGCAVSPDRLVTTSGCVEAVVLSLRAICRPGDTVAVESPVYYNFLQAIDLLDLRALEIPSHPRHGMSLDALRYALDHNPIRACMVIANFNNPLGSLMPDEYKKELVELLVARDIPLIEDDIYGDLSFAPNRPRMAKAYDRSGMVLLCSSFSKTLAPGYRVGWVAPGRFQTEIERLKGITNIATSTPPQLAVAEFLANGGYDHHVRRIRRVYARQMVQMAEAVGRTFPAGTRVTRPEGGFVLWVECPPTVDSLLLYEQALRAGITIAPGPIFSATGKYRNCIRLNAAYWDERVENAISTLGQLAAAMS, encoded by the coding sequence ATGAGAATGTCCTCGCCATCGACAGTTGCAAAAACGCCTCTCTATGAGACGGTCGCATCGCGGATCGCCCAGTCGATTACTGAGGGCACGTTCCGCCCCGGTGACAAAATCCCGTCGGTTCGGACTCTGAGCCGTCAGTTCCAGGTAAGTCTCACCACGGTCCTGGAGGCGTACACCCTCCTGGAAGACCGGGGGTTGATCGATGCCAGGCCCCAATCGGGATATTACGTTCGGGCCCGGTTCCCGGTCGTTACTCCCGAACCGGGAATCTCTGCCCCGCAACTCAGCCCGACCGGGGTCAGCACTGGCGAACTGGCAATGCTGGTGTTGCGCGACACTCGCAATCCCGATCTCGTTCCGCTCGGCGCCGCCATTCCCAACCCGGCACTCCTCCCCGTCGAACGGCTCAACCGGATGCTCGCCACTGAGTCGCGCCGCCACGGAATTGCCAGCGTTTCCTATGAAATTCCGCCCGGCTGTGAAAAGCTGCGAGTCCAGATTGCCCAACGGATGCTAACCGCCGGCTGTGCTGTCTCGCCGGACCGGTTGGTAACCACCTCCGGCTGTGTTGAAGCCGTCGTTCTGTCATTGCGCGCCATCTGTCGACCCGGTGATACCGTAGCGGTTGAATCGCCCGTGTACTACAATTTTCTCCAGGCAATCGACCTGCTCGACCTCCGCGCGCTGGAAATCCCCTCTCACCCCCGGCACGGGATGAGCCTCGACGCTCTCCGCTACGCTCTCGATCACAATCCGATCCGGGCGTGCATGGTAATCGCCAATTTCAACAATCCGCTCGGCAGCCTGATGCCGGACGAGTACAAGAAAGAACTGGTCGAACTGCTGGTTGCACGGGATATCCCCCTCATTGAGGACGATATTTACGGCGATCTCAGCTTCGCTCCCAACCGCCCGCGCATGGCCAAGGCTTACGACCGCTCGGGAATGGTACTCCTCTGCTCATCCTTTTCAAAAACACTCGCCCCTGGCTACCGGGTAGGCTGGGTAGCGCCGGGTCGGTTCCAAACGGAGATCGAGCGGCTGAAGGGAATTACCAACATTGCCACCTCCACCCCGCCACAACTGGCTGTGGCGGAATTCCTGGCCAACGGCGGTTACGATCACCATGTCCGGCGGATTCGCCGGGTTTATGCCCGGCAGATGGTACAGATGGCTGAAGCGGTCGGCCGCACCTTCCCTGCCGGAACGCGTGTCACCCGTCCCGAAGGAGGATTTGTGCTCTGGGTAGAGTGCCCGCCGACCGTCGATTCCCTGCTCCTTTACGAGCAGGCGCTTCGGGCGGGGATCACCATTGCCCCTGGGCCGATCTTTTCCGCTACCGGCAAATATCGGAATTGCATCCGGCTCAATGCCGCCTATTGGGACGAGCGGGTCGAGAACGCCATCTCCACCCTTGGCCAGTTGGCTGCCGCCATGTCGTAA
- a CDS encoding DUF2917 domain-containing protein, with translation MTINLDRDETVRLEGDARGAIIACLAGVLWITQEGDATDHLVEAGGQFTVERQGLVLVEARRDAQLAIRGVQLSEAAGPSANRRRSFSPVHRVSIPSGV, from the coding sequence ATGACGATCAATCTTGACCGGGATGAGACCGTAAGGCTTGAAGGCGATGCCCGCGGCGCGATTATTGCCTGCCTTGCTGGTGTGCTCTGGATAACGCAGGAAGGAGACGCGACCGACCACCTTGTCGAAGCCGGCGGGCAGTTTACGGTGGAGCGCCAGGGGCTTGTGCTGGTTGAAGCGAGGCGCGATGCCCAGCTTGCCATCCGTGGGGTGCAGCTGTCGGAAGCAGCCGGGCCATCAGCCAACCGGCGGCGGTCGTTTTCGCCAGTGCACCGGGTGTCGATTCCCTCCGGGGTGTGA
- a CDS encoding pentapeptide repeat-containing protein has translation MAKNAKPARAAVVAAKVTTPAPAAKPPVITVLTPPAPVVAEQTPGWRPSPEQLREIIRSTRNLAGANLRGMNLARLDLRGVSLVGADLYHADLGGAILDRADLRGAALEMADLRGTSLQGANLAGAGLFKTNLQNANLDGADLTGVYAVCANFRGARLVNAKLWGSVFTEAVLDRPLRQEGTVVATGERKEPPALVKTAEGGGQAPVGRKGWWVRPIMF, from the coding sequence ATGGCTAAAAACGCGAAACCGGCCCGGGCGGCAGTCGTCGCGGCGAAAGTGACTACGCCTGCTCCTGCGGCGAAACCGCCCGTCATTACTGTGCTGACGCCCCCTGCACCGGTGGTTGCCGAGCAAACTCCCGGCTGGCGGCCCAGCCCGGAGCAGCTTCGTGAGATCATCCGTTCCACACGGAATCTGGCGGGGGCGAATCTGCGGGGAATGAATCTGGCACGGCTCGATTTGCGAGGCGTTTCGCTGGTCGGTGCCGATCTGTACCATGCCGACCTGGGCGGGGCAATTCTTGACCGAGCCGATCTTCGTGGTGCAGCGCTGGAGATGGCTGACCTGCGGGGAACGAGTCTGCAAGGGGCTAATCTGGCAGGAGCCGGACTCTTCAAAACTAACCTGCAGAATGCAAATCTTGACGGTGCTGATTTGACGGGAGTTTATGCCGTCTGTGCCAATTTCCGCGGCGCGCGACTTGTAAATGCCAAGCTGTGGGGGAGTGTTTTTACCGAGGCGGTGCTTGATCGTCCGCTTCGTCAGGAAGGTACTGTTGTAGCAACCGGCGAGAGGAAAGAGCCTCCCGCACTTGTGAAAACGGCCGAGGGAGGCGGACAGGCCCCCGTGGGGCGAAAGGGTTGGTGGGTGCGACCGATCATGTTCTGA
- a CDS encoding gamma carbonic anhydrase family protein, producing MIRTFKGNTPSIDRSVFIAETAAVIGDVIIGPDSSIWYNVVIRGDVNSIRIGCRTNIQDLCLLHVTHRDGPDVPGAPLIIGDDVTVGHHVTLHGCAIGNGAFIGMQALVMDYAVIGEGALIGAGSLVTEGTVVPPHTLWLGAPARYRRKLIPAEIERLKRSAEAYVGYARQYLSGQP from the coding sequence ATGATCCGTACCTTTAAGGGAAACACCCCTTCGATAGACCGGAGCGTCTTTATCGCCGAGACGGCAGCGGTCATCGGCGATGTGATCATCGGCCCGGATAGCAGCATCTGGTACAACGTGGTGATCCGGGGGGATGTCAACAGCATCCGGATCGGCTGTCGGACTAACATCCAGGACCTTTGCCTATTGCACGTAACTCACCGGGATGGCCCTGACGTCCCGGGTGCGCCACTCATCATCGGCGATGACGTAACAGTCGGCCACCACGTGACCCTCCATGGCTGCGCCATCGGCAACGGGGCATTTATCGGCATGCAGGCACTGGTGATGGACTACGCCGTGATCGGCGAAGGCGCACTCATCGGTGCCGGATCGCTGGTTACCGAAGGAACGGTTGTCCCGCCGCACACTCTCTGGCTCGGCGCTCCGGCCAGATATCGGCGGAAACTCATTCCGGCAGAAATCGAACGGCTCAAGCGGTCAGCCGAAGCATACGTCGGCTATGCGCGCCAGTATCTGTCCGGTCAGCCCTGA